CTTCGCTATTGATGAGAAGAGCGCCCAACGCGTCAAGAAGGGCATCGACCGTGTCTAGAGCCTCGTACAACTCCGTGAAATCTTCATACGAACAGCAAGCTGATAACAAGTTGGTTGCGTCCACCGGAGGGGTATTTGGTGTCTTGCATGGCTACTCAATCACTCACCAGTTGAAGTCCCCTTGGTTTGTGTTGATGACTTTATTTACAACTATCCAAATGTTGCGCATCAATTTCTTTGTCGCCACCATCAAGGCTCAAGAGTACTATCTATACGACAGCGAGGAAGTTGCAACTACAATCAACCATTTTTTCGACTTGGCCTTGCCGTTAGGTGGGATTTTCTCAATCCCATTCATcggcttgattttggacAATTTGACAACGCTTGCCGTCTTGTACATTTTGACCGGGTTGTCGTTGTTTATCGGGGTCATGGGTTTATTATCCTGGTTGCCTGGAACATATGCGGGAATATTGGTGCTCGTCGTTTACAGACCTTTCTACTACACGGCTGTCTCAGACTTTTGTGCCAAAGTTTTTGGCTATGATAACTTTGGCACTGTGTACGGAACCATTATCGCCTTTAGCGGGATCTGCaatattttgcagcaggTCATGGACCAGGCCACACACGAGTATTTCAATATGAATCCGACCCCAGTCAACACtttcttggtggtgctaACGGCTGTGTTTGGCGCTgctttgatcttgtttgtCAAGTCTCAGGAAAAGAACATCAAGAGAAGAAACCTACAGATGGAAGCTGAAGATGCAACGTTGTCATCTATGCCAAACTAGAATCTAAAACTGAGCATAAAAACTAGTAAAGAAATTCATCTACAAGCATTTCATTCTATTCtattgtcttttttcttctttttttgttttttgattatcttttcaagaacctcgtattttttgtttcttgctGTTTGTGACGCTAGGCTCGAGTGCCTTGAGCGGCGGGATGCAACAAACCGGGTTGAAATCTCTCACCTTTTCAGTTCTTGAAACGAATTTCAGTTCTTCGAGAGACCTGCGAGGCTCGCCACCAAAGTCCTGCTTCTGTGggaaattggacaagataTCCGAAACACTCTTCATTTCTTGcctttgttcttgtccGCCGccttgttttccttttccactTGTCTTCTCGAACCCTTGATGAGTTCCAAATGGCCGACTCGTCCAGCAATCAACTTCTCGGTACTTTTCATCAACTGGCCTTGATGGAccttggtcaatttctGGGCTTCTTTAGCAACTTGTTTCTTGGGCTTGATGATCTTTGGAGCTGCCCTTTTCGGattctgctgcttcttgGTCACCCTCAGCGTTCCCTTtgatttcaacttgagATTGCCCTGAGCCATCTAGCAAACGTGTTCTTATCGCTGTAGACAAATAAGGAAGAAAatagatgatgaagatcaAAAGATGAGGTTGAGATGAGATCCAGATGGTGTGGTTTGGAGTATCGCCATCTCTCTCTGTCAAGAAAGGAGTCAATGcaacggaaaaaaaaatagtcaTCTCGATATGTCTTACCATCTcgatctttttttctcaatgAGTTGTAAAACACCTACCCATAATTGGTGGCTTCCATAGAGCCTACTACTTTCGATACTCAAGTAAACATATATCTCGGTGTATATATCTTGTCACTCATCAATGCTGGAAAGGTTTCTCATATTGCCAGGGCCAAGGGCCTTGTCGCAGTTCAGAGTCAACAATTTGGTTCAGGAAATTGAGAAAAAGCTCAACCAGCCCGGCATAATCGAGACGGTTGCAAATCAGTATACCCACTACGTGTCTTTGAAACAGCCGTTGAATGCCAAacagttggagttgttgaaaatcttgctTACTTACGACAATCCCACTGATGGGTCCGAGTTGAATAAGCAGTTGGCTGCGTTGTCTACAGGCGCAGAGAGTCTTGATTTGAGATCAAACCCAGATTTGGAATTGGTTCAAATATTGCCTAGACCAGGCACAATTTCTCCATGGTCCTCAAAAGCCACCGATATCTCGCAAATTTGCGGTCTTGGCGACTACGTTGAAAGAATAGAACGTGGGTTatccttgttgatcaagtacaAATCTGGAGAAGCGGTCCAAGTGCACGGCGACGCATTGACCACGGTGTTTGACAGGATGACCCAGACTTTGTACTTTAATGCCAAATTGCCGCAATACGATGACTTGTTTGCCCACCACAAGCCCAAACCACTCATCAGCATCGACCTTTTAGGCGACAGGGGAAACTTGCTCAAAGCAAACAAGGAGATGGGATTGGCATTGGACGCGGGTGAGATTGAATACTTGACGGAGGCCTTCACCAATGTCATTGGCCGTAACCCTACAGACGTGGAGCTTTTCATGTTTGCACAAGTCAACTCCGAGCACTGTCGTCACAAGATATTTAACGCAGACTGGACTATTGAcggggaaaaaaaggacaaatcgttgttcaagatgatTAGAAACACCCATGAAAAGAACCCGCAATTCACGGTGTCTGCCTACTCGGATAATGCTGCCGTGTTTGAAGGTCCAGATGGTTATGTTTTCACTCCAGATTTCCAAACCAAGCAGTGGAAGTCGATCAAGGAAAATGTGCAAACGTTGGTCAAAGTCGAGACTCATAACCACCCCACGGCGGTATCGCCATTTGCTGGAGCTGCCACGGGTTCAGGCGGAGAAATCAGAGACGAAGGTGCCGTGGGCAGAGGCTCCAAATCAAAAGCGGGCTTGTCGGGGTTCACAGTGTCGGATTTGAACATCCCCGACTTGAAACAGCCATGGGAATTGGATATCGGTAAGCCAAACCACATTGCAAGCTCGTTGGATATAATGATCGAGGCCCCCATCGGCTCTGCTGCTTTCAACAATGAGTTTGGAAGACCGGCAATCAATGGCTACTTCAGAACCTTGACGACCGAGGTTGAAAACGGTAAAGGCGAAAAAGAGATTCGGGGTTTTCATAAGCCAATCATGTTGGCAGGTGGAATGGGTGCCATTAGACccgacttggccttgaaGAACCGCAAGATAACACCAGgggccaagttgattgtTCTTGGTGGCCAATCAATGTTGATTGGTTTAGGTGGAGGTGCAGCTTCATCCATAAGTTCTGGTGAAGGTTCGGCAGAGTTGGATTTCGCTTCCGTTCAAAGAGGTAACCCCGAGTTGCAGAGAAGAGCTCAACAAGTCATCGATGCTTGTGTTTCCCTTGGTGTGGACGGCAATCCAATTCAATCGATCCACGATGTCGGTGCAGGAGGTTTGAGTAATGCGTTGCCGGAGTTGGTTCATGACAATGACTTGGGGGCCAACTTTGAACTCAGGTCAATCTTGTCGTTGGAGCCAGGTATGTCACCCATGGAGATTTGGTGTAATGAATCGCAAGAGAGATATGTCTTGGGTGTTGCACCAGAGAATTTGGCCTTGTTTGCTGGTATATGCGAGCGTGAGAGAGCTCCgtttgcagttgttggcgAAGCCACCGAGGAGCAGAGGCTAGTGCTCACAGACTCGTTGTTAAagtcaactccaattgACTTGCAAATGTCGGTATTGTTTGGGAAACCACCTAAAATGTCGCGTGTTGCCGTCACCgaggatttgaaattgaggcCATTtgacagcaacaacactGATACCTTGGACATTGGCGAATCCGTTTCTCGCGTGTTGCAGTTGCCTGCTGTTGGTTCCAAATCCTTCCTCATCACTATTGGTGACAGATTCATTACAGGTTTGGTTGACCGTGATCAAATGGTTGGTCCATGGCAAGTACCAGTGGCGGATGTCGGTGTCACCGCCACCTCGCTTGGTGAAACCGTGTTGTCAACCGGTGAGGCCATGGCGATGGGCGAAAAGCCCACCTTGGCGTTGATTTCAGCCAGTGCCTCCGCCAAGATGTGTGTTGCCGagtcgttgttgaatctATTTGCCGCGGACGTTTCATCGTTGCAGCACGTTAAATTATCGGCTAACTGGATGTCGGCAGCTAACCATCCAGGAGAAGGAGCTAAATTGTACGAGGCTGTGCAGGCCATCGGGTTGGATTTGTGTCCCGACTTGGGCGTCTCGATCCCAGTTGGCAAGGACTCCATGAGTATGAAGATGAAGTGGGATGACAAAGAGGTTACTGCTCCCTTGGCTTTGACCGTGACTGCGTTTGCACCAGTTGACGATACATCAAAGACATGGACACCGCAACTTATCCCCGTCAACGACACTGTTTTAGTGCTTGTGGACTTAGCctcaaaaaacaagaaatcgCTTGGTGGCTCGGCGTTGGCACAAGTTTACAACCAAGTCGGAGACTCAGCTCCCACCGTGCACTCCAATAAAGTGTTGAAATCATTCTTGCAGgcattggtggtgttgcacAAGCAATTCCCAGTGTTGGCCTACCATGATAGATCAGACGGAGGCTTGTTGGCCACcgttttggaaatggccTTTGCCGGTAGATGCGGTTTAGACCTTGCCTTGAGCAGTGGCGAAAATCAATTCACGGAATTGTTCAATGAAGAGTTGGGTGCCGTGTTCCAAATCAAACTCCACGATCTCATAAAATtcaaggagattttgcaaacaaaTGGTATTGATGAAGACTTTGTCCAAGTCATTGGAAAGCCAGATTTCACTAGCCAGGCCATCAGTATTTCATACAATGGAGCGCCAATCTACGCGTCGACTCGTGCTGAGTTGCAACAATTGTGGAGCAACACCTCCTACCACATCCAGAAATTGAGAGATAATCCACAAACCTCGAAAGAAGAATACGACGCTATTGCAGACGACAAGGACCCCGGTATCAGCTACCAATTGACATATGATCCATCTGTACGCAAGGAGTACAAGACCAGGCCCAAGGTTGCCATATTGAGAGAGCAAGGTGTCAACTCCCAGCAGGAAATGGCCTGGAGTTTCCAGCAGGCGGGCTTTGACGTGTACGACGTGACCATGTCTGATATTTTAGAATCAAGAGTCACCTTGGACGATTTCGTTGGATTAGCTGCATGTGGTGGGTTCTCATATGGTGACGTCTTGGGTGCCGGTGCCGGATGGGCCAAATCggtcttgttcaacgacAAAGCTAGAAACGAGtttcaaaagtttttccaagatAGACAAGACACGTTTGCCTTTGGCGCTTGCAATGGTTGTCAATTCTTTAGCAGGATCGCCGAGTTGATCCCAGGAAGCGACCACTGGCCCACTTTCGAGCGTAACTTTTCAGAGCAATACGAAGCTCGGTTCGTCatggttgaagttgactcATCTGAGAaaaacaactccatctttttAAAGAACATGAAGGGCTCCAAATTGCCAATTGCTGTTGCCCACGGCGAAGGCCGTGCCCAGTTCAAGTCGGCTCAAGACGAGGACAAGTTTGCGTTGGATGTCATCCATTATGTTGACAATTATGGCAATGTGACTCAACAATACCCATTTAACCCCAATGGTTCTCCGCAGGGTATTGCAGGTATCAGTTCAGCCAACGGCAGAGTGTTGGCAATGATGCCTCATCCGGAAAGAGTCACGCGTAAGGAGGCCAACTCCTTCTATCCTCCTGCGCAGGCTAAAAACTGGCAAGGATACGGACCATGGGTTGAGTTGTTTAAAAACGCTAGAGAATGGGTCGGTGATGTATAGGTAGAGAAATGAAGAAatagtgaaaaaaaaagagaaaataAATAAGTCATAcgcaaagcaaaagaacaagtaGTTCATCCCACCCAATAATGCATTTGATTCAATCACACTATCAATAcatcttgaaaagaaaaattaaGCGGCaacaggagcagcagcatccTCAGCAGCACCCTCAGTAGCTTCCTCAGTAGCTTCCTCAgtggcttcttcttgaacAGGCTTGTAGTTTTGAACATATGGCGCAGGGACAacttcatcctcatccttAGCTTCAGCAATCTTGACAGCGTCAGGCAAGGCCTTTGGACCAAATCTGTTCTGAGCAGGGTCCTTCATgatcttgaccttgacaCCAAGGACACCCTGTCTCATCAAGACGTGTCTAATAGCGATATCGATGAAATCGTTAGTTGGTTGACCAGAGTGGATCATGAAACCATCAGCGTATTTCTGGGACTTGGCTCTAGCGGCTCTCAATTTACCCGAGATCACCACTTCGACACCCTTGGCACCTGCGCCCATGGCGAATCTCAAGACACCGTAAGCGGCTCTTCTGATAGGCAAgccattcaacaacttaGCCTTCAAGGCCTCAGCTTGCACAGCAGCGGACAAACCACGTTCCTCGACTCTCTCAGCATAGATGGCGATACCTTCAGGGGACAACTTGAATCTCTTGACGATCAACGAGGTCAATTCGTGGATTCTTCTACCTTGTTCACCCAAGACTCCTTGAGTGTTGGATGCCTTGACGATAACTTCCAATTTCGAAGGAGTTTTTCTCACTTCGACTCCGGCGTAACCTTGCTCGGCTAATTCTCTGGTGAAGAATTCGTTTAATTCGGCGTAGAAGACACCGTCGGCTACTaacttctttttctttgacaAGATTTGGTTGACCATTGTTGCTGGATAGAGGGAGTattggttgttggaaatAAACCAGTATCGTTATGATCAaggactttttttttttcactatGTCTATAGCGCTAATGAAGAATTCCTAGCGAGACTGAAAAGTTTCAATCGTACTAGGGCTTTAGCCCTAAATGTTCACGCTACCAAGTTTGTCGCGAATGCCcctttttgcagccatgaAAGCTGAAGCTCCCTTACTGGTGGTCTCATGGAACCCATAGGAAAGCAGGATCATTAGTTCGACATTACACATTGTTTGCAACTTACTTTTAAGAGCTAGTGGGTGTTGCTCTACTTGATACTGCCATTTTGCCGCGTTTCGGCCCAGCAGGCCCAGCACAAACGCTATTACTATGTGCTCTTGCAGTAATTTGTAGATCCTTGGTTAAAAATCACAGTCGAAGCATGCTACACTAAGTTTATGTATTGACACCCGTGTGTGCTGAAAATGGGATACTGATTGCAGAAAAGTAGGACATGAGCGCTGAACGCGGAAAGAAGCCAGAGGAGGTTcattttattttattttttttgatcccGCGGTATGTTTTCGTGGCCCGAGGGAGAGTTTGGTTGAAAGTTAGAGCCTGGAGCTGGAAACCACTTGCTTGCTTTCCTCATaaagttttccttgtttACTCACCAAAACTGCATTGATTTGAAGAATCCCATGCATTCAAACACCAGCAAGGGACAGCCAGTCCCCAGTCCTTGAAGcaagagttgaaattgtattttttttttcttgttgcacCACAGGTTAGCGCAATTTCCTGGGACAGATaacggttttttttctttctatGTGACTTTGTGCCAAACGTCTGAGACAAAAGCTACTACTCTTTGAACCACACTTATCTCCATAACATCTTATCCCCCCCGATGCACGTGAGGCACAGGATACTGTAACCAAAGACAATAGAGTCAATCTTCTTGTTCACTCACCAGTATACCCTTGGataaaggaaaaacttAAAAGATCGCAACACAGTTGATCTGACTAGTAAGAGTTGCCTCAGCCACAGTGTGCAGTATGATGTAATCTCGGAGACTTGTCCCCACAAAATTTCACGGACTTGTACCCCCATTTTATCCGCCCCCTTATCTCTActctcttcct
This genomic interval from Lodderomyces beijingensis strain CBS 14171 genome assembly, chromosome: 2 contains the following:
- a CDS encoding 40S ribosomal protein uS3 gives rise to the protein MVNQILSKKKKLVADGVFYAELNEFFTRELAEQGYAGVEVRKTPSKLEVIVKASNTQGVLGEQGRRIHELTSLIVKRFKLSPEGIAIYAERVEERGLSAAVQAEALKAKLLNGLPIRRAAYGVLRFAMGAGAKGVEVVISGKLRAARAKSQKYADGFMIHSGQPTNDFIDIAIRHVLMRQGVLGVKVKIMKDPAQNRFGPKALPDAVKIAEAKDEDEVVPAPYVQNYKPVQEEATEEATEEATEGAAEDAAAPVAA